TGTCGCCGCCGCGCCACGGCATCAGCAACAGCGCCGGCGGCGCCAGCGGCAGGCAGGCGACGACCGCGCGCCAGCCGGTCTCGAACCAGGACTTGCCCTCTTTCCGCCGCCTGACGACCTCGGCGATGAAGCACAGGATGCCCAGCGTGCCCCAGGCGAAGCTGTGCGCCACCCATAGCAGGAAGGAGACGACGAAGAACACATAAGGCCGCGCCTTGAGCTTCCCCGTCCGCGCCATGCGCAGCCAGAAGGCGAAGGCGATCAGCATCAACCCCATCGCGAAGGCGAAGTTGACGAAGCCGAACTGGAAGGGATAGCCGAAGGCCAGCGGCAGCGCGAAGAGCGCGGTGGCCGGCACCCGGCCATGGATTTCGCGCGCGACCAGCAGCAGCCCGGCGACCATGATGCAGGGGATCGACAGCACGATCAGCTTGACCGCCAGCTCCAGCCCGAGGATCGGGCCGAGCAGCTCGACCAGCAGATCGCAGCCGAGATTGCCGATCAGCCCCCAGTCGAACCGGTAATAATGCGGCAGATAGGGCGAGTGGCCGATATCCAGCTGCACCCGATAGCGGCCCATATGGCCCATCAGATCTGTCAGCGGCGGAATCGCCGGGAGGAGGAGCGGGATGGCGGCAAGCGCGATCATCGCCAGGGCGAAGCTGCGCGTCTCCCAGAAGGCGGTACGCGGGGACGGCGACGGGTCTGTCATACGGCTACCCGCGATAGTCTGCGCCGGGGGGCGCGGGCAAGCGCCGATCAGCGGGTGATCGCGTAGAGGCGTGCGAAGCGGAGCCTGGGAACCGCGACCGGAGTCAACCAGGCGGGTGGTTTGCCGGCGACCAAGCGGGCGGCGAGGCCACCCGGAGCGTCGCGGGCGTACAGGAAGGCGTCGCCGTCACCGGGGCAGACCAAGACATATTTCGGGTGGTAGCGGAGCGCGATCGCGTGCGCGGTTGCATCGTCGGCGGTGAAAAAGCGGATCGTCTGCTCCAACGCCGGAGCATCGCGGTGATAGCCCGAGGCTACGGCACTGTGATGCGTCGCCGCGATCAGCGCCTCGGAGGTGGACGACGTCGTCAGGATAAGCGCGGGTGGCAGCGTATCGAGCCGTTGCAGATTATCGAGTCCGGTGCAGTTGACTCCGATTGTCATCAGCGCACTGGCCATATGTGGCGACGCATTCCATTTCGCGGGGATGAGCGAAATCGCCGCAGCCACCGGTGCGATCGGATTGAGCAGGACGATCGTGGCGGCAGCGGCCGGCGCGCGCAGCCAGATCGTTCGCAGTGCCATGGCTCGGTTCCACATCGCGCGCAGGAGGAGGAGTGCGCCGGGGACGGCCAGAAGGTTGGATAAAGCCGCGGCGCGCATCAGCATGAGGCCGATCGCGAATGAGGCGGCGAAAAGGGCTGCATAGTCGAGGAGCGGCGCCTGCCGGGTGGTAGCCGCGTGACGCAGTCCAAGCGCGGCGCCGACCAGCCCGAGGAGAGGGAAGCCGTTATACACCGCGACTGTGACGACAGGCTGCGTCCAGAAGGGCAGGCCTTCGGGTATCTGCAGATACCAGAGGCGATAGCTGAGCGGCGGTAAGGATGCGAAGGGGCCGCCTCCGCACTGGGGCGCCCACAATTTGTAGGTCGCGGCCGCCAGCAGTGCGGCAGTGGCGATGCCGATGCCACGGACGACGATGCCACGCGGCGCGAGCGCCAGGCAGACGGTCGTTCCGATCGCCGCCACCGCGAACATCACCATGTGGACGGGCGAAACCGCGTCGCAATAGGTCTTGCCGAACAATGCGCTCCCGTGGGCGACGAGGAAGAGCGCCAGACTGCCGAGCGATACGGCGCCTAGAAAGGCGGGAAGCGTCGCACCCTCGCGGGTGGGACGGATCAGCCAACAAACCCCGAGCCAGCCTCCGCATGCCGCCGTGAAGAGGATCCCTTCGAGCGAGATGTGCATCCACAGCGCGGCGATCAGCCCGGCGATCGCTGCGCGGCCCGGCATCCGCGGGCCGAGCAGCAGCAGCACCATGCCGAGCGCGCACGTCACCTGCCAGCCATGGTGATCGATCCGCAGCGGATGCGAAGTCAGGACGATGCCGCCATTGATCGCGCAACAGGCCGCCGCGAGCAGCGCCAAGGCATCGCTGTTCAGCAGGCGGCGGGTGATTGCGGCCATCAGCAAGGCGATGCAGGCGTAGGTCAGCATCGGCACCGCGACACAGGCGAGGATTTCGGCCTGCGCCGGGCCGACGAACGGCCGGAAAGCGAGGATGGCAGCGGCCAGTGGCACGTCGACCAGACGCGACCAGTGCATGGGCATGCCCAGGGGGGGGCTCACCCGATATTGGGTGACGTCGGTCCAGGCCTGCCCGGCCATCCAGTCGCGCACCTGCTGGAGGCGCATGAGGTCATCGGGATCGCCAAACTGCCGCTTCGCAATCGAATCGGCGGACATCAGCACGAGAAAGGCGATGCCGAGCGCCACGATCGCAATCAGGGCCAACCGATACCACCAGCGGGGCATGCCGGCAGCGCTCTCTTCGGGCCGGGCGCCCGGCCGTGATCGCATCACGTCGATCATGACGCCCGGCCGCCCGGTCACGCTGCCTTCAGGCGGCGCGGTACGGCGCGCACCGATGCGAGCGCCGCCTTCTGGTCCTCGTCGAGCGGCGCGGCGATCTGCGCGTCCGCGCCCTCGTTGCCCGACTCATGATATTCGGCATCCTCGTTGACCGCCCAGACATCATATTGGCGATGGCCGGCCAGGATGTTGCGGACGGTCAGCATCGCCGTCATCATCGCATGATCCTGGTTGTTGTAGCGGTGCATGCCGTTGCGGCCGACCAGATGGAGCGTCGGATAGGCGGCCTCCAATTCGGTGCGCATCGCGGTGACATGGCGGGCATAGGCATCGTCATAGACCGGATAGGCCTTCTCCTGCCGCACCACCACGCCGCCCTCGACGGTGGCCGGATCGCACAGGCCGAGAATGCCCATTTCCTTCGTGGCGAGATCGATCAGCACGTCGTCCGGCGACGCCCACACGCCATCACCCTCGAAGCAGAAATATTCGAGGCCGACGCAGGCCAGTTCGGGATCGGGCACCATTTCCGGCGACCAGCTGCGGAAATTCTGGATGCGGCCGACCTTCACCTTCGAATCATGGATGTAGATCCAGTTGTCGGGGAACAGGTCTTCGGAACGGATCATCAGCGCGACGGTCAGGAAGTCGCGATATTTGAGATCGAGCGCATCGGGCAGCGACTGCGGCAGCGGATGGATGCGGCCGGCCAGCTCGCGCATCGGCGCCGACGAGATGACGTGGGCGGCGCGGATCACGCGATCGCCGTCCGGCCCGGTCGCGACCATGCGCCAGCCGGATTTGTCCTGGCTGAGCTGCTTCAGATTGTGCGCCATCAACACGCTGTTGCCGCCCTCGACCACGCGGTCACGCGCGGCCTCCCACATCATGCCGGGGCCCTTGCGCGGATAACGGAAGCTTTCCAGCAGCGTCTTGGTCGCCATGCCGTCATTGGGCTTCTTGTTCAGCCCGAGCGAGCGCTTGAGGCCATCCAGCACGGCGCCGCCGAGGCTCAGTCCCTTGATACGCTGGGCGGCCCAGTCCGCCGAAATCTCGTCGCAGGGCATGCCCCACACCTTCTCGGTGTAGGTCTTGAAGAAGATGCCGAACAGCTTGGCGCCGAACTGGTTGATCGTCCAATCCTGGAAGCTCCTGGCCTCCTTCTTGGGGAACAGCTTCCAGCGCAGATAGCTCGCCATGCAGAGCGTCGAGCGCCACACGCCGAGGTTGAACAGCGCCTCGAACGCGCGGAGCGGATAGCTGTAGAATTTGCCCTCGTAATAGATGCGGCTCATCCGCGGGCGTTCGATGAAGTCGTCCGGCAGGATCTCGTTCCAGAGGTCGACCACTTCGCGGCTCTTCGAGAAGAAGCGATGGCCGCCGATGTCGAACCGGAAGCCGTGATGTTCCACGGTGCGGCTGATGCCGCCGACATAGACCGGATCCTTCTCGATCACGGTCACGGTCTTGCCGGCCTTGGTGAGCAGGTAGGCGGCCGTCAGGCCGGCCGGGCCTGCGCCGATGATGGCGACGTCGACACTATTCTGCTGTTCGCTATGCACGCTCGTCTCCCCGGGCGATCCTTCGTCTTTCCGATGCGGCGAAACTGGATAATTTACGGTTAAAACCTGTCCCGGATCGGCCCGGAAGCCCCGATTTACGGGATATTCGCATGGTCCCCCTTCGGCTAAGTCCGATTCGCCGGGGGGCGGGGACGAGATGTGACGAATCGGGATATGCAGGCACGTCGCGCAGCGTTGCCCGTCGTGATGGCGGTGGCGGCGGTGCTGGCCGGATCGGTCCTGCGCCTGTGGCATGTCGCAGGCGAGCCATTGTGGCTGGACGAGGCCTATAGCGCCTTTGCCGCCGATCACGGCTTCGCCTTCCTCTGGCATGTCGTTCCCCAATATGAGACCCACCCGCCGGTCTATTATTCGCTGCTGCGGATCTGGAGCGGATGGGCCGGCACCGGGCTGGTCGCGCGACGGGCGCTCGGGCTTCTTTGCGGTTTCGGGACGATCCTGGTGGTCGGCATGGTCGCGGCGCGGCTGGGGCGGATCACCCGTATGTCCCGCCGTGACCGGCTGTGGCTGATCGCGATCATGCTGTCCCTGGTGGCGCTCCAGCCGCTGCTGATCGCGATGAGCCGGCAGGTGCGGCCCTATCCGGTGATGATCCTCGTCTATGCGACGAGCCTGCTGCCGCTGCTCCGGCTGATCCAGGATACCGCACGCCGAAACCGGCCGGATCGCGCCGCGATCGCCGGCTTCTTCCTCTGCGAGGCGCTGATGCTGTGGCTGCACAGCCTCGGCCCACTATTTGGTCTGTCGATGACGCTGGCGCTCGGTGTCGCGGTGCTGAAACCCGGCCTCGGTCGGCGCGACTGGACATGGCTGGCGGGCGGGCAGGCGGTGGTCGGACTGATCTACCTGCCGGCCTTCCTGATCATGATCCATCAGGCGACCGGATGGGTGAGCAGCACCTGGGTGACCTTCGCGATGGCCGACGTGCCGGTCGCGATCGGGCAGATCTATCTCGACTGGAATCTGTGGGCGCGCCTGATCGCGCTGGTGGCGGCGATCGTCGGCGCCACCCTGCTGCTGCGGCGCCTGGGCGGCGGCCGGCTGCTGACCATCCTGCTGCTGATGGCGCTGCTGCCGGTGCTGCTGTCGATCCTGCTGTCGGCCCTGGTCTCGCCGGTGTTCCTGGCGCGGACATTGAGCCCGGCGGCGATCCCGGCCCTGCTGCTGCTCAGCGTCGGCCTGGTCTGGCCGGGGCGCTGGCTGTGGGCCGGGCTGGTGCCGCTCTCGGCCGTGCTGGGCTCGATGGTGATCATCGACCGGATGGAGGCGAGGGTCGGGCCGGCGCAGGATTGGTATGGCGCGATCGCCTGGCTCACCCCCCGCATGGCGCCGGGCGACGTGGTGTGGGCCTATCCCAATGAGGGCGCGCTACCGCTGGCCTATGCGTTGCGGGATCAGCGCCGGCACCTGCCGCTGATGCAGGTGCCGGCGGCGATGCCGGCGCTCGCGGTGCCCGGCTACCACCCGACCGGAAGCCGGGGCGCCGTCTCGCTCTATCCCGCGCAGATCGATGCGCTGATGCGAACCGATGCCGCCCGCCGCCCGCCGACGATCTGGCTGCTCCGGCTGACCGGGCCACTCTACGACACCAACGACCATATGCTTCACGCGCTGGAGCGGAACCGGGTGACGGTCGGTCGTTTCCAGAGTCGTCAGATCGATCTGATTGGCCTGAGACGGACGGATTTAGCGCCCGTCGCGGCGGCCGAGCAGGCGCAGCCGTAGCGCGTTGAGCTTGATGAAGCCGGCCGCGTCGCGCTGGTCATAGGCGCCGGCGTCCTCCTCGAAGGTGACGACCTTCTCGGAATAGAGCGTGTCGGGCGACTTGCGGCCGACCACCGAGGCCTGGCCCTTGTAGAGCTTGAGGCGGACGGTGCCGTTCACCCGCGCCTGCGAATGGTCGATCGCGGCCTGGAGCATCTCGCGCTCGGGCGAGAACCAGAAGCCGTTGTAGATCAGTTCGGCATAGCGCACCGCCAGCTCGTCCTTGAGGTGGGCGGCGCCGCGATCCAGCGTGATCTGCTCGATGCCGCGATGCGCGGCGTGGTAGATGGTGCCGCCCGGCGTCTCGTACATGCCGCGCGACTTCATGCCGACGAAGCGGTTCTCGACGAGATCGAGCCGGCCGATGCCGTGGGTCTTACCGAGGCCGTTCAGCGCCTCCAGCAGCGTCGCGGGGCTCATCGCCTCGCCGTTCAGCGCGACGCCGTCGCCCTTCTCGAAATCGATGGTGATATATTCCGGGGTGTCGGGCGCATCCTCGGGGTTGTTGGTGCGCGAATAGACATAGTCCGGCACCTCGTCCCACGGATTCTCCAGCACCTTACCCTCGGACGAGGTGTGGAGCATGTTGGCGTCGGTGGAGAAGGGCGATTCGCCGCGCTTGTCCTTGGGCACCGGGATCTGGTGCTTCTCGGCATATTCGATCAGCTTGGTGCGGCTGGTCAGATCCCACTCCCGCCACGGCGCGATCACCTTGATGTCGGGCTGGAGCGCGTAATAGCCGAGCTCGAAGCGGACCTGGTCATTGCCCTTGCCGGTGGCGCCGTGGCTGACCGCATCGGCGCCGACCATCTTGGCGATCTCGATCTGGCGCTTGGCGATCAGCGGCCGCGCGATCGAGGTGCCGAGCAGATAGGTGCCCTCGTAGAGCGCGTTGGCGCGCATCATCGGGAACACATAGTCGCGCACGAACTCCTCGCGCAGATCGTCGATGAAGATATGCTCGGGCTTCACGCCCATCAGCAGCGCCTTGGCGCGGGCCGGCTCCAGTTCCTCGCCTTGGCCGAGATCGGCGGTGAAGGTGACGACCTCGCAATTGTAGGTCTCCTTCAGCCATTTCAGGATCACGCTGGTATCGAGACCGCCCGAATAAGCGAGGACGACGCGGTTGACCGGCTGAGACATGGCGAGTTCCTTACGGACACAAGGGGGTGACGGGACGGGCGCGCCTGTGCCATCGCCGGGCCTGCGGTTCAAGCCGCGCTGTTGCCGGAGTGTCATGATGTCGAAGTGCTGGCGGCTGTCGCCGACCGTTGTGGCCGCCGCTGCGGTGCCCCTCCTTCTCGCCGTCGGTGCGGCGCGGGCCGATCCCCCGCCGGTGCATCGATCGGATGTCGAGGCGCGCGCGATCGCCATGTTCGACAAGGCCGACGTCAATCATGACGGGGTGATGACCCGCGAGGAATATCATGCCGCCTTGGCCGCGATCGTGAAGGCGAAGGGCGGCACGCCGACGGCGAAGGGCTGGGCGATGGTCGATGCGCAGTTCGATGCCGTCGATCAGGCGCATAGCGGACGCATTCCGCGCGCCGCCTTCGTCGCCGCGGCGCTCGCCCATACCGATGGCGCGGACCTCAACCATGACGGCACGGTGACGCCCGACGAGGCGCGCAAGGCGGCGAGCATCAAGCGCAAGATGCTCAAGGCGCAGGCGAAGGCCGCGAAGGCGACCCCTTAACCCTTGGCGAGCAGCGCCTTCTCCGCCTCGGCGATATAATCCCGCGTGATCGGCAGCGCGTGCCGATCGCGGACATATTGGAGCTGGAAATTGACCATGTCGGCATGGCGGAATGCCGTGATCGCGCCGGCGAGGTAGAAGCGCCACATGCGGTAGAAGCGCTCGTCGTAGAGCGCGACGATCTGGTCCTTCGCGGCGCCGGTGCGGGCGTACCAGGGTTCGATCGTCAGCCCGTAATGGAGGCGCAGCACCTCGAGGTCCGAGAGCATCAGATGCTCGCGCTCGCTCGCCGCGACCGTTTCCGACAGCGCCGGGATATAGCCGCCGGGGAAGATATATTTGGCGGTGAAGCCATCGGTGAAGCTCGGCGGGCCGACTCGGCCGATGGTGTGGATCAGCGCCACCCCGTCCTCGGTCAGCAGATCGCGGACCTTGCGGAAATAGGCACGGAAATCGGGCACGCCGACATGCTCGAACATGCCGACCGAGACGATGCGATCGAATCGGCCATCGAGCGTGCGATAGTCGATCAGCTCGAATTTCACGCGATCGGCGACGCCGGCCTCCTCGGCGCGGCGGCGGGCGACCTTGAGCTGCTCCTCGCTGAGCGTGATGCCGAGCACGTCGACGTCGGCGACGCGGTTCAGGTAGAGCGCCATGCCGCCCCAGCCGCAGCCGATGTCGAGCACCTTCTGGCCGGGCTTGAGGGCCAGCTTGGCGGCGATGTGCGCCTTCTTCTCGAGCTGCGCCCGATCGAGATCGCGATCATTATTCTCGGGGGTGAAGTAGGCGCAGCTATATTGCTTGTCGCGATCGAGGAAGAGATCGTAGAGCCGATCGCTCAGATCATAATGATGCGCGACATTCTTGCGCGATTTGCGCCGGTTGTTGGCGCGGCCGAGCCGGGTGATCCACGGATGCTCGCCGATGGCGAGGCCGTCGTCGGTCGCCGTCTCCCAGCGCGCATTGGCCCGGTAGAGATCGATGAAGGCGAGGATATCGTCCCCCTCCACGTCGATCCGGCCGTCCATATAGGCTTCCGCCATGCCGAGCGCGGGGCGGCGGACGAGATCGAGCGGCACCTTCTTGTCGTGAAACCGCAGATGGACCGGGGCGCGGCCGGGTTCGGGTGCGCCATAACGGTACGTCTGGCCGGCAGCGTCGGTGATGGTCAGTTCGCCCTGGCGGACGATACGGCGGAACAGGGGATCGAGTAGCATGACGAAACGGACCTAGAACCAGCCGGGGGGCGAAGGCAAGTCAGCCGAGCGCTGCTTGCTTCTCCTCCGCCAGCCGATCGAGTTCGGCCCGGCTCTTCTTCTCGGAGGAGGTCTTGAGCTGGCCGCAGGCGGCATCGATGTCGCGGCCGCGCGGCGTGCGGATCGGCGCCGAGATGCCGGCCTCGAACACGATGTTCGAGAAGCTGCGGATGCGCTCCGGCGTCGAACATTCATACGCGGCGCCCGGCCACGGGTTGAACGGGATCAGGTTCACCTTGGCGGGCAGGCGGTATTTGCGGATCAGCCGGACCAGCTCATGCGCATCCGCATCGCTGTCATTCTTGTCCTTGAGCATCACATATTCGAAGGTGATGCGGCGGGCATTGTTGGCGCCAGGGTAATCGGCGCAGGCCTGCAACAGTTCCTCGATGCCATATTTGCGGTTGAGCGGCACGATCTCGTCGCGGACCTCCTTGGTCACGCCGTGCAGCGAGACGGCGAGGTTGACGCCGATCTCCTCGCCGGCGCGCGCCATCATCGGCACTACGCCGGACGTGCTGAGCGTGATGCGGCGGCGCGACAGGCCGAGCCCGTCGCCATCCATCACGATCTTGAGCGCATCGCGCACCGCATCGAAATTATAGAGCGGCTCGCCCATGCCCATCATCACGATGTTGGTGAGCATCCGCCCTTCGGGCTGGCTCGGCCATTCGCCGAGCGAATCGCGCGCCAGCATGACCTGGCCGACGATCTCGCCCGGCGTCAGGTTGCGGACCAGCCGCATCGTGCCGGTGTGGCAGAAGCGGCAGTTGAGCGTGCAGCCGACCTGGCTGGAGACGCACAGGGTGCCGCGATCGGCATCGGGGATGAACACCATCTCGAAATCATGGCCGTCGGTGGAGCGCAGCAGCCATTTGCGGGTGCCGTCGTTGGAGACCTGTGCCTCCACAACCGCCGGGCGATCGACCGAGAAATGCTCGGTGAGCCACGGATGCTGGGCCTTGGCGATGTCGGTCATCGTCTCGAACGCGGTGGCGCCGCGATGATAGATCCAGTGCCACAATTGCTTGGCGCGCAGCTTGGCCTGCTTGGGCTCCATGCCGACGGCTTCGAGCTCGCCCCGGATCTGCTCGCGGCTGAGGCCGACGAGGCTCGTCTTGCCTTCCTCCGCGCCGGGCGGAGTCGCGCGCGGCACGGGCACGGGATCGACATGGCCGGCGATCGGCATCAGGTTCGGGGCTATCTGCATGGCGCGCACATAATGGAAATCGGGGTGTTTTTCCAGTGGCGTGGCGGCCGCGGGAAAGCGCCGAATCCGGCGCCAGGACGGGGTGGGGGCGAAGTTGACAAAGTTGACAGCGAGCGGGCCGAAGAAAAGACCTTTTCGCCGATTGCGCCGGGGCTGAGAAAGAGTCGCCGGATGTCTCGCCGGCAACCCGACGCTGACAGACGAAATCCTACAAGGGAAGGACGTTCGCTCATTTCTGTTATTCTGGCTGTGGCTATTCTGGCTGTGGCGACGATGGGCATCATGTTGCGAAAGGGATCCCTTTTGCGACAAGTTGTCCGGGTTCGATTTGGTTGAAAGCCGCTTGTCGGCTACCGGAGAGAGGAATAACGTAAAAGCGACACGCCAAGGAGGACGGAATGAAGCCGGCACTGGTTTACCCGATCGCTGTCGGTGTGCTGACTGGCCTCTCTCTGACGCTTTTGGATGCATTCCATGTTGGAGAGCATTCAGCATGGCGCGCTGCCCTAGTAGGCGGCCTCTGCGGAGGTTTGGTTTACTGGATAGGGCCGAAGCTGGCTGGCAAATCAATCAAACGAACCGGCAGCCTCTGAGCGTTCCCATAAGGCGATCGAGTGACTGCGTAGGAGGCGCTTTTGCGTCTCGGATGTTGCGAAAGCGTTCCCTTTCGCAACATCAACCGCGCACCTATCATCTCAATAGCTTGCCGGTTGCATAAGGCCGTCGCTTAATATCTGCGCCGTGACCGGGCGCGCCCTCACCGCATCGGGCAGGCCAAGGCCGCCGCATCGATCGCGCTGGCTGCGCCGCGCAGGCGGTAGACGTCGGCGAAGGGGTGGCCGTCGGCGCCGATGCCGCTGATGCTCATCGAACTGCCCGATCGCATCGCGGCGACGATCCGCGCATCCTGGTGGCGATCATGCGCCCAGGCCTGCTGGCCATGGCCGATCAGCGCGAAGGCGGCGTCGCCGATGGCCAGCGTCACCGGCTCGCCGTCGCGCAGCGCGTAGCTCAGATGGATCGAGAGTTGCGTGCGGATGCGCCGGCCCGGCCAGTAAGCCACCGCGGCGAAGGCGCCGCGCCCGGCCGCGATGGTGCTGGGCGGCGGGGCCGCGATCGCGAAGCAGCGGGCCGGGGCGTTGGCCGGGCCTTCGCGAAACGCGCCCCAATCGCGAAACACGGCGATCGAGGTCCGGTCGGGCGCAGCGCGGTCGGGCATCGCATGATCCGCCGCCCGTGCCGCCTGCGCCGTCCCGACTGCGGCGAGCAGCGCCGTAAGGGCGGCAGTCCGCATTTCAACATGGAACGGTTTCATTTTCGTACCTTTGTTGCGGCGCGGCAACACCGCCCAATCCGTTTATGTGACGTTCATGTGACAACGCTCAGTGGCCGCCGCCGCGGACCCGACATCCCCCTGGAGAGGACGGGACGCAAGCGTAAGGAGTAAGTTTATGCGTATCATGTTCGCCGCAGCCATTGCCGCCGCCGCCATCGCCGCCCCCGCCTTCGCGCAGGACGCCGCGCCGTTCACCGGTGCGCGCCTCGGCGTCACCCTGGGCTACGACAAGACCCACGACCAGGACGGCTTCACCTATGGCGGCGCCTTCGGTTACGACAAGGCCGTGGCCCCCAGGATCACGCTGGGCGCCGAGGCGACCTTCGAGGATTCGACCACCAAGGGCGACGGCTTCAACGTGTCGCGCGATGTCGCGATCTCGGCCCGCGCCGGCTATGTGGTGTTGCCGCGCGTGCTCGCCTTCGCCAAGGTCGGCTACGACACGACCCGCTTCGAATATCAGGGCGGCCACACCAACCTCGAGGGCGTGCGCTACGGCGGCGGCCTGGAATATGCGGTGACGCCGCGCACCTATGTGTCGGCCGAATATCGCCGCACCGAATATGAGGATGATTTCGGCGGCCGTGACGCCGGCATCGTCGGCTTCGGCGTGCGCTTCTGATCGCGCGATCGATCCGAAGTTAAGCCCGAAAATGAGCAAGGGGGCCGGGGCGGAGACGCTTCGGCCCCTTTCTTATGGCTGGCGGCCTGCGAACGGCGCGCTATAACCACTCTCCAAGTCAGTGTAAGCGGGGACGGAATGAAGGCGACGATCGAGCGGGCGACGCTTCTGAAGGGACTGAGCCATGTCCAGTCCGTGGTGGAGCGACGCAATACCATCCCGATCCTGTCCAACGTGCTGATCGAGGCGTCGGCCGGCGGCGGATTGAAGCTGATGGCGACCGATCTCGATCTCCAGATCGTCGAAATCGTCGATGCGGCGGTCGATCAGGCCGGTGCCACCACCGTCTCCGCCCACACATTGTTCGATATCGCGCGCAAGCTGCCCGAGGGGTCGCAGGTCCAATTGACCGCGGCCGAGGGCAAGATGCTGGTGACGGCAGGCCGCGCGCGCTTCAACCTCGCGACCCTGCCGCGCGACGATTTCCCGGTGATCGCCGAGGGCGACCTGCCGACCAAATTCGATCTGCCGGCGGCGACGCTGCGCCAGATCATCGACAAGACCCGCTTCGCGATCTCGACCGAAGAGAC
This genomic window from Sphingomonas abietis contains:
- a CDS encoding EF-hand domain-containing protein; protein product: MSKCWRLSPTVVAAAAVPLLLAVGAARADPPPVHRSDVEARAIAMFDKADVNHDGVMTREEYHAALAAIVKAKGGTPTAKGWAMVDAQFDAVDQAHSGRIPRAAFVAAALAHTDGADLNHDGTVTPDEARKAASIKRKMLKAQAKAAKATP
- a CDS encoding outer membrane protein; translation: MRIMFAAAIAAAAIAAPAFAQDAAPFTGARLGVTLGYDKTHDQDGFTYGGAFGYDKAVAPRITLGAEATFEDSTTKGDGFNVSRDVAISARAGYVVLPRVLAFAKVGYDTTRFEYQGGHTNLEGVRYGGGLEYAVTPRTYVSAEYRRTEYEDDFGGRDAGIVGFGVRF
- a CDS encoding NAD(P)/FAD-dependent oxidoreductase, which translates into the protein MHSEQQNSVDVAIIGAGPAGLTAAYLLTKAGKTVTVIEKDPVYVGGISRTVEHHGFRFDIGGHRFFSKSREVVDLWNEILPDDFIERPRMSRIYYEGKFYSYPLRAFEALFNLGVWRSTLCMASYLRWKLFPKKEARSFQDWTINQFGAKLFGIFFKTYTEKVWGMPCDEISADWAAQRIKGLSLGGAVLDGLKRSLGLNKKPNDGMATKTLLESFRYPRKGPGMMWEAARDRVVEGGNSVLMAHNLKQLSQDKSGWRMVATGPDGDRVIRAAHVISSAPMRELAGRIHPLPQSLPDALDLKYRDFLTVALMIRSEDLFPDNWIYIHDSKVKVGRIQNFRSWSPEMVPDPELACVGLEYFCFEGDGVWASPDDVLIDLATKEMGILGLCDPATVEGGVVVRQEKAYPVYDDAYARHVTAMRTELEAAYPTLHLVGRNGMHRYNNQDHAMMTAMLTVRNILAGHRQYDVWAVNEDAEYHESGNEGADAQIAAPLDEDQKAALASVRAVPRRLKAA
- the rlmN gene encoding 23S rRNA (adenine(2503)-C(2))-methyltransferase RlmN; this translates as MQIAPNLMPIAGHVDPVPVPRATPPGAEEGKTSLVGLSREQIRGELEAVGMEPKQAKLRAKQLWHWIYHRGATAFETMTDIAKAQHPWLTEHFSVDRPAVVEAQVSNDGTRKWLLRSTDGHDFEMVFIPDADRGTLCVSSQVGCTLNCRFCHTGTMRLVRNLTPGEIVGQVMLARDSLGEWPSQPEGRMLTNIVMMGMGEPLYNFDAVRDALKIVMDGDGLGLSRRRITLSTSGVVPMMARAGEEIGVNLAVSLHGVTKEVRDEIVPLNRKYGIEELLQACADYPGANNARRITFEYVMLKDKNDSDADAHELVRLIRKYRLPAKVNLIPFNPWPGAAYECSTPERIRSFSNIVFEAGISAPIRTPRGRDIDAACGQLKTSSEKKSRAELDRLAEEKQAALG
- a CDS encoding glycosyltransferase family 39 protein; translated protein: MQARRAALPVVMAVAAVLAGSVLRLWHVAGEPLWLDEAYSAFAADHGFAFLWHVVPQYETHPPVYYSLLRIWSGWAGTGLVARRALGLLCGFGTILVVGMVAARLGRITRMSRRDRLWLIAIMLSLVALQPLLIAMSRQVRPYPVMILVYATSLLPLLRLIQDTARRNRPDRAAIAGFFLCEALMLWLHSLGPLFGLSMTLALGVAVLKPGLGRRDWTWLAGGQAVVGLIYLPAFLIMIHQATGWVSSTWVTFAMADVPVAIGQIYLDWNLWARLIALVAAIVGATLLLRRLGGGRLLTILLLMALLPVLLSILLSALVSPVFLARTLSPAAIPALLLLSVGLVWPGRWLWAGLVPLSAVLGSMVIIDRMEARVGPAQDWYGAIAWLTPRMAPGDVVWAYPNEGALPLAYALRDQRRHLPLMQVPAAMPALAVPGYHPTGSRGAVSLYPAQIDALMRTDAARRPPTIWLLRLTGPLYDTNDHMLHALERNRVTVGRFQSRQIDLIGLRRTDLAPVAAAEQAQP
- a CDS encoding argininosuccinate synthase, coding for MSQPVNRVVLAYSGGLDTSVILKWLKETYNCEVVTFTADLGQGEELEPARAKALLMGVKPEHIFIDDLREEFVRDYVFPMMRANALYEGTYLLGTSIARPLIAKRQIEIAKMVGADAVSHGATGKGNDQVRFELGYYALQPDIKVIAPWREWDLTSRTKLIEYAEKHQIPVPKDKRGESPFSTDANMLHTSSEGKVLENPWDEVPDYVYSRTNNPEDAPDTPEYITIDFEKGDGVALNGEAMSPATLLEALNGLGKTHGIGRLDLVENRFVGMKSRGMYETPGGTIYHAAHRGIEQITLDRGAAHLKDELAVRYAELIYNGFWFSPEREMLQAAIDHSQARVNGTVRLKLYKGQASVVGRKSPDTLYSEKVVTFEEDAGAYDQRDAAGFIKLNALRLRLLGRRDGR
- a CDS encoding SAM-dependent methyltransferase; the encoded protein is MLLDPLFRRIVRQGELTITDAAGQTYRYGAPEPGRAPVHLRFHDKKVPLDLVRRPALGMAEAYMDGRIDVEGDDILAFIDLYRANARWETATDDGLAIGEHPWITRLGRANNRRKSRKNVAHHYDLSDRLYDLFLDRDKQYSCAYFTPENNDRDLDRAQLEKKAHIAAKLALKPGQKVLDIGCGWGGMALYLNRVADVDVLGITLSEEQLKVARRRAEEAGVADRVKFELIDYRTLDGRFDRIVSVGMFEHVGVPDFRAYFRKVRDLLTEDGVALIHTIGRVGPPSFTDGFTAKYIFPGGYIPALSETVAASEREHLMLSDLEVLRLHYGLTIEPWYARTGAAKDQIVALYDERFYRMWRFYLAGAITAFRHADMVNFQLQYVRDRHALPITRDYIAEAEKALLAKG